Genomic segment of Rhodothermaceae bacterium:
CCACATGTCCGATCGTCCCCACGTTCACATGGGGCTTCGTACGCTGAAAAACTTCCTTTGCCATTGTTTAGCTGATAATCTAGTTGGTCAATGCAGAGCCGCCTCTCGGATTTGAACCGAGGCCCCCTTCCTTACCATGGAAGTGCTCTACCCCTGAGCTAAGGCGGCCATTAAAAACAATTGAGCGGGAGACGAGGCTCGAACTCGCGACATTCAGCTTGGAAGGCTGATGCTCTACCAACTGAGCTACTCCCGCTGGGGTGGGCAGGGAAGGATTCGAACCTCCGAAGACTAAGTCAGCAGATTTACAGTCTGCCCCCGTTGGCCACTTGGGTACCTGCCCAATGCAAAAACTGGTTGTATTGTTGAAAATTATTCGCTCTTATGTCTTTCAGGTTTATTAAAACATCATACAGAGCTGGCGAAGGGACTTGAACCCCCGACCTGCTGATTACAAATCAGCTGCTCTACCAACTGAGCTACGCCAGCAGCAAAGCCCCATTACACTACAGCCTACGGTTATACGCAACAAATATAAAATAGTCAACCTTTCTGGCGAATTCGTCGAATTGCTTTATACAACTGCCAGACAAGAAACAGAAAAATCAGTACTGAGATCACTCGTCCATAACGTGCTATATAGTCAACCACGCGTTCCCATTCATCCCCGACAACATACCCCAGTACAGCGATCAGTGTCACCCAGACCGCTGCGCTCAGAGAAGCCAGAAGCCCCACAGGCAAAGCCGGCATTCGATTCATGCCGACTGTAAAGGCGATAACTGTGCGTGCTCCACTCAAGAACCGATTCGCTGCAACGACCGTGTATCCCCAAGTCTGGAGCCAATTTTGAATGCGGGA
This window contains:
- a CDS encoding DedA family protein, whose translation is MEQFFAELLERTTEVPVIWGYTLVFFIAWLENVFPPIPGDVLVVFAGYLAAIGPMAIFPVIAFSTLGGILGFMCMYYIGRYGGPRLLESRALRWLPSESVSRIQNWLQTWGYTVVAANRFLSGARTVIAFTVGMNRMPALPVGLLASLSAAVWVTLIAVLGYVVGDEWERVVDYIARYGRVISVLIFLFLVWQLYKAIRRIRQKG